In Vibrio lentus, a single genomic region encodes these proteins:
- a CDS encoding acetolactate synthase 3 large subunit has product MTTKPETAMLSGAEMVVQSLIEEGVEQIFGYPGGSVLDIYDALHAKTAEIKHVLVRHEQAATHMADGYTRSTGKPGVVLVCSGPGATNTVTGIATAYMDSIPMIVISGNVPNSLIGNDAFQECDIVGVSRPIVKHSFLVKKAEDIPDVVKKAFYISTTGRPGPVVIDLPKDILNPQIKLPYEYPETIKMRSYNPTLTGHKGQIKKALKALLEAKKPVLYVGGGAVISEADKPLLKLAEALNLPVVSTLMGLGAFPGTHKNSLGMLGMHGLYEANMAMHNADLIFGIGVRFDDRTTNNLDKYCPDAKIMHIDIDPSSISKNVKVDLPIVGSAEKVLESMVNLLVEQGGTNDAQAMESWWSEIKQWQERDCLAYDKSSERIKPQQVIETLHKVTNGDAYVASDVGQHQMFAALYYPFDKPRRWINSGGLGTMGFGLPAGMGVKFAKPDEEVVVVTGDGSIQMNIQELSTALQYNIPVKIINLNNRFLGMVKQWQDIVYQGRHSNSYMDSVPDFAAIAEAYGHVGMRISSPDELESGLEKALAMKDRLVFVDISVDDTEHVYPMQIKGEGMDNMWLSKTERT; this is encoded by the coding sequence ATGACAACAAAACCTGAAACAGCAATGTTATCCGGCGCTGAGATGGTGGTGCAGTCTCTAATTGAAGAGGGTGTAGAACAAATCTTTGGTTATCCAGGTGGTTCTGTACTTGATATCTATGATGCCCTGCATGCTAAAACTGCTGAAATTAAACACGTATTAGTACGACACGAACAAGCCGCTACCCATATGGCAGATGGCTATACTCGTTCGACCGGTAAACCGGGTGTGGTACTTGTATGTTCTGGTCCGGGCGCGACCAATACCGTAACGGGTATTGCTACGGCGTACATGGACTCAATTCCAATGATTGTTATTTCTGGTAACGTACCAAATAGCTTGATTGGTAACGACGCCTTCCAAGAGTGTGATATCGTGGGTGTATCCCGTCCGATCGTTAAACACAGCTTCCTCGTTAAGAAAGCGGAAGATATCCCAGACGTTGTTAAAAAAGCATTCTATATTTCAACGACAGGACGTCCCGGTCCTGTGGTTATCGATCTGCCTAAAGATATTCTAAACCCACAAATCAAACTTCCTTATGAATACCCAGAAACAATAAAAATGCGTTCGTATAATCCAACGCTCACTGGGCATAAAGGACAGATCAAGAAGGCATTGAAGGCACTTCTTGAAGCGAAAAAGCCGGTGCTTTACGTCGGTGGTGGTGCGGTTATTTCTGAGGCAGATAAGCCACTGTTAAAATTGGCAGAAGCACTGAATTTACCAGTCGTAAGCACCCTAATGGGGCTTGGGGCTTTCCCGGGTACTCATAAAAACTCTTTGGGTATGTTGGGTATGCATGGTTTGTATGAAGCCAATATGGCGATGCACAATGCGGACTTGATCTTTGGTATTGGCGTACGTTTCGATGACCGTACCACCAATAACTTAGACAAGTACTGCCCTGATGCGAAGATCATGCATATTGATATCGACCCATCTTCTATCTCTAAAAACGTAAAAGTGGATCTACCGATTGTAGGTTCAGCAGAGAAAGTACTAGAGAGCATGGTTAACCTGCTTGTTGAGCAAGGCGGAACCAATGACGCGCAAGCGATGGAAAGCTGGTGGAGCGAAATCAAGCAATGGCAAGAACGTGATTGCTTAGCGTATGACAAATCTTCTGAGCGCATTAAGCCACAACAAGTTATTGAAACACTTCATAAAGTAACCAATGGCGATGCCTATGTTGCTTCGGATGTTGGTCAGCACCAAATGTTTGCTGCACTGTACTATCCGTTCGATAAACCACGCCGTTGGATTAACTCTGGTGGTTTAGGCACGATGGGCTTTGGTCTACCTGCAGGTATGGGCGTTAAGTTTGCTAAGCCAGATGAAGAAGTCGTTGTTGTAACGGGTGATGGCAGTATTCAGATGAATATCCAAGAGCTATCGACGGCGCTTCAATACAATATTCCGGTTAAGATCATTAACCTGAACAACCGTTTCTTAGGAATGGTAAAACAGTGGCAAGACATTGTTTATCAAGGTCGTCACTCTAACTCATATATGGACTCTGTTCCTGATTTCGCTGCGATTGCAGAGGCTTATGGCCACGTTGGCATGCGTATTTCATCTCCGGATGAATTGGAATCAGGCTTGGAAAAAGCATTAGCAATGAAAGACCGTCTGGTATTTGTCGACATCAGTGTTGATGACACCGAGCACGTATACCCAATGCAGATCAAAGGCGAGGGTATGGATAACATGTGGCTAAGCAAAACGGAGAGAACATAA
- the leuO gene encoding transcriptional regulator LeuO: protein MLEKKDAMSAIASYRMESTLRGVDLNLLTVFDAVMQEQNITRAAHNLGMSQPAVSNAVARLKVMFNDELFMRQGRGIQPTQRARQLFGPIRQALQLVRNELPSSVFSPESSSRLFKLAICSPCDMRFAPKIMSTINDQAPSVKLHMDAEFDRQLSERMRYQEIDFVIDYARFDEQGFSSTEIFQDELVVVASASHPRINGEVSAAELLNEKHAKLSRIHGQRSFSEQAYRDLDCTPFYEGTSLSNVLYVVGQSELVTIAPRWMVEHAANKDQLQILDFPFDNAAISGFLSWHESSEKDKGHIWLRDQLMMICGEVVALK from the coding sequence ATGTTAGAGAAAAAAGACGCAATGAGTGCAATTGCAAGCTACAGAATGGAAAGCACACTTCGTGGAGTAGACTTAAACCTTTTGACTGTATTTGATGCAGTAATGCAAGAGCAAAACATTACGCGTGCAGCTCACAATCTGGGCATGTCTCAGCCAGCGGTAAGTAACGCAGTTGCTCGTCTAAAAGTGATGTTTAACGACGAACTATTCATGCGTCAAGGTCGTGGTATTCAGCCGACTCAACGTGCTCGTCAATTGTTTGGTCCAATCCGCCAAGCTCTACAATTAGTACGCAACGAACTACCAAGTTCTGTGTTCTCTCCTGAGTCTTCTTCTCGCCTGTTTAAACTTGCGATTTGCAGCCCATGTGACATGCGTTTTGCTCCTAAGATCATGTCGACAATCAACGACCAAGCACCTAGCGTTAAACTGCATATGGATGCTGAATTTGATCGTCAACTTTCTGAGCGTATGCGCTACCAAGAAATCGACTTCGTGATTGATTACGCTCGCTTTGATGAGCAAGGCTTCTCAAGCACTGAGATCTTCCAAGACGAATTAGTTGTTGTCGCTTCTGCTTCTCACCCACGTATCAACGGTGAAGTGTCAGCGGCAGAGCTGCTTAACGAAAAACACGCAAAACTGTCTCGTATTCATGGTCAACGTAGCTTCTCTGAGCAAGCGTACCGTGACCTAGATTGCACACCTTTCTACGAAGGTACGAGCTTAAGCAACGTACTTTACGTTGTTGGTCAATCTGAGCTTGTGACGATTGCTCCTCGTTGGATGGTTGAGCATGCAGCGAACAAAGATCAGCTTCAGATTCTAGATTTCCCATTCGATAATGCGGCAATTTCTGGCTTCCTAAGCTGGCACGAATCAAGTGAAAAGGATAAAGGACACATTTGGTTACGAGATCAATTAATGATGATCTGTGGCGAAGTTGTAGCGCTTAAATAA
- a CDS encoding efflux RND transporter permease subunit → MIRFFSRHPTAANLLMLGLLIMGLTSLSTIKRETFPAYDPPYIMAAIVYPGASPQEVEESLCVRMEDAVDGLANIEETQCEAIEGSARLILKLNEKADIGRMLVDVQTQINSINDFPSEIESPVVQELDWNEPVVDIAITAETSWPELKAYAEDLKRTMKLDYDVSLVEVSGFSDHQYRVELDTQAIRQLGLSVGDIADQIGRQNVKLPSGNVETPDKNFLIRFDERRITPVELESIVVGSAPNGSVIRLRDIAKITDRFELDEQKVLFDGKPSALLKISKNKEDDALRIKENVTRFVEDQSAIAPDGVTLQMTNDLSSVLWDRLTMMARNGWQGIVLVFATMWLFFSLRYSFWVAAGLPVAFLGGLFLMANLGLSINIMSLVGLLMAIGIMMDDAIVIAESIASHLDRGQSVDDAVYNGVKKVLPGVLSSFLTTVCIFGSLLFLDGEMGAVLKAVPQVLILVLSLSLIEAFLILPNHLSHSLHKEKNDKPALRFKVVLLEKFENFRNTTLMNMVEKVVTFRYAFMGGVLTLLLLSVALIAGGVVKFQPFPELDGDIAEARIILPPGASLSQTEKVVDKIVASAERLNEQWSEEVEDGNKLVEHITSQFNANADANESGPHLATVRLDLRGAESRNTVIDDFIDAWREDIGDLADPISLVFKQPTMGPGGRAIEIRAKHDDLAALKSASLDIQEYLNQFDGVHGVLDDMRMGKEEILVKLRPGAETYNVNGQMIASQLRAAFFGQTADEIQIGVENISIEVRLDKEQAGDLQQLANFPIITADGSQIPLATLATLDFQRNYVRIQRIDGLRTISIFGDIDNKKASSSAILAQFQKDEAAKLIQKYPGLRFDFEGEAKDAAKTGASMGKGFLLGLFGVFAILSYQFRSYLEPVVVMLAIPLAFIGVVVGHWLLGHALSMPSMMGFVSLAGIVVNDSILLVQYIRHHVDEGDSVHDSVVKASRERFRAVFLTSMTTAAGLLPLLTETSLQAQVIQPLVISIVFGIFASTLLVLFMIPAAYAILADFGLVKKHEPLAL, encoded by the coding sequence ATGATTCGGTTCTTCTCCCGACACCCGACGGCAGCAAACTTATTGATGCTTGGTTTGTTGATCATGGGTTTGACCTCATTATCAACCATCAAGCGCGAAACCTTTCCTGCCTATGATCCACCTTACATTATGGCGGCGATCGTTTATCCCGGTGCATCTCCACAAGAAGTGGAAGAGAGCTTGTGTGTGCGAATGGAAGATGCCGTCGATGGTCTGGCCAACATTGAAGAAACTCAATGTGAGGCGATAGAAGGCAGTGCTCGTCTTATTCTGAAACTCAATGAGAAAGCGGATATTGGCCGAATGCTGGTGGACGTGCAAACTCAGATCAACTCGATCAATGATTTCCCGAGCGAGATTGAATCGCCGGTTGTTCAAGAGCTGGATTGGAATGAACCGGTAGTTGATATAGCGATTACAGCCGAAACCTCATGGCCTGAACTCAAAGCTTACGCCGAAGACCTCAAACGTACCATGAAGCTCGATTACGATGTCTCTTTAGTCGAAGTCAGTGGTTTTTCCGATCACCAATATCGAGTCGAACTGGATACCCAAGCCATTCGCCAGTTGGGTTTGAGTGTTGGTGATATCGCAGACCAAATTGGTCGTCAGAATGTAAAGCTGCCGAGTGGTAACGTTGAGACGCCAGACAAAAACTTCCTGATTCGTTTTGATGAAAGACGCATCACGCCGGTTGAATTAGAGAGTATCGTGGTTGGATCTGCGCCGAATGGGTCGGTGATCCGTTTGAGGGATATTGCTAAGATCACCGACCGCTTTGAACTGGATGAACAGAAGGTTCTGTTTGATGGTAAGCCATCTGCGCTATTGAAGATCAGTAAAAACAAAGAAGATGATGCGTTACGAATCAAAGAGAATGTCACCCGATTCGTTGAAGATCAAAGCGCGATTGCTCCCGATGGTGTGACACTGCAAATGACCAACGATCTCTCGTCGGTACTTTGGGATCGTCTAACCATGATGGCGCGCAACGGCTGGCAAGGTATTGTGTTGGTGTTTGCCACCATGTGGTTGTTCTTCAGTTTGCGATATTCATTCTGGGTTGCGGCAGGTTTGCCGGTAGCCTTCCTTGGTGGCTTGTTCTTAATGGCTAACTTGGGCTTATCGATTAACATCATGTCACTGGTCGGTTTATTAATGGCGATTGGTATCATGATGGATGACGCCATAGTGATAGCCGAATCGATAGCCTCCCATTTAGATAGGGGACAAAGCGTCGATGATGCGGTGTACAACGGCGTAAAGAAAGTGCTTCCTGGAGTACTATCTTCTTTCCTAACCACAGTGTGTATTTTCGGTAGCTTACTGTTTCTTGATGGGGAAATGGGCGCGGTGCTTAAAGCGGTGCCTCAGGTACTTATCTTGGTGTTGTCGCTAAGTTTAATCGAAGCGTTTCTTATTCTACCAAATCATTTATCTCATTCATTACACAAAGAAAAAAACGACAAGCCAGCACTGCGCTTTAAAGTCGTTCTGCTTGAGAAGTTCGAGAATTTCCGCAATACGACCTTGATGAATATGGTCGAGAAGGTCGTGACGTTCCGCTACGCCTTTATGGGCGGAGTGCTGACTCTGCTGTTGCTTTCGGTAGCCTTGATTGCTGGTGGCGTTGTTAAGTTCCAACCTTTCCCTGAACTGGATGGTGATATTGCCGAGGCTCGCATCATTCTTCCACCGGGCGCATCACTGTCTCAAACTGAGAAAGTCGTCGACAAAATAGTCGCGTCTGCTGAACGTTTGAATGAGCAGTGGAGTGAAGAGGTTGAGGACGGTAATAAATTGGTTGAGCATATCACCAGCCAATTCAATGCAAACGCAGATGCCAATGAATCAGGCCCACACTTAGCCACTGTGCGCTTAGACTTGCGTGGTGCAGAGAGTCGCAACACGGTGATCGATGATTTTATTGATGCATGGCGGGAAGACATCGGCGATTTGGCGGATCCTATCTCGCTAGTTTTCAAACAGCCTACGATGGGGCCGGGCGGTCGTGCTATCGAGATCCGCGCCAAACATGATGATCTTGCTGCATTGAAATCGGCTTCTTTAGATATTCAGGAGTACCTCAATCAGTTTGATGGTGTACATGGTGTGCTTGATGACATGCGCATGGGTAAAGAAGAGATTTTAGTTAAACTTCGCCCAGGTGCGGAAACCTACAATGTGAATGGACAGATGATTGCTTCCCAATTGCGTGCGGCCTTCTTTGGTCAGACTGCGGATGAAATCCAAATTGGGGTCGAGAACATTTCGATTGAGGTACGCCTTGATAAAGAACAGGCAGGCGATTTACAGCAACTGGCTAATTTCCCAATCATTACCGCAGATGGCAGTCAGATCCCGCTAGCGACATTGGCAACGCTAGATTTCCAACGTAACTACGTACGAATTCAACGTATTGATGGGCTGAGAACCATCAGTATCTTTGGTGATATTGATAATAAGAAAGCGAGTTCATCCGCGATTCTGGCTCAGTTCCAAAAAGATGAAGCCGCCAAACTTATTCAGAAGTACCCGGGTTTACGCTTTGATTTCGAAGGGGAAGCTAAAGACGCCGCGAAGACCGGAGCCTCAATGGGTAAAGGCTTCCTACTGGGTTTATTCGGTGTGTTTGCGATTCTGAGTTATCAGTTCCGAAGTTACTTGGAACCGGTAGTCGTAATGTTAGCGATCCCACTGGCCTTCATAGGGGTCGTTGTTGGTCACTGGCTGTTAGGGCACGCGTTAAGTATGCCGAGCATGATGGGTTTTGTGTCGCTTGCCGGAATCGTGGTCAATGATTCCATCTTGCTAGTGCAATACATTCGTCACCATGTTGATGAGGGAGATAGCGTTCATGACTCGGTGGTGAAGGCCAGTCGCGAGCGTTTCCGTGCGGTATTTTTGACATCAATGACGACCGCAGCTGGTTTGCTACCGTTGTTGACGGAAACCAGCTTGCAGGCTCAGGTTATCCAACCATTGGTTATTTCAATTGTGTTTGGCATATTTGCGTCAACCTTACTGGTGTTGTTTATGATCCCTGCCGCTTACGCGATATTGGCGGACTTCGGGTTGGTGAAAAAGCATGAGCCATTAGCGCTATAA
- a CDS encoding phosphatase PAP2 family protein: MRTIEPIVRWDVAFSVFCLKNRYSGQHATLSKAVSHTGDGHLYVLIALIALLADGYTGREFLMVGLAAFAIELPIYWLAKNTLKRRRPAEFSSLLHSHIVPSDKYSLPSGHSAAAFVMATLIGHFYPSLYLFSLIWATAIAGSRILLGVHFLTDVLIGAVLGIACTSLAIYFIL; the protein is encoded by the coding sequence ATGCGTACTATCGAACCTATTGTCCGCTGGGATGTGGCATTTTCTGTTTTCTGTTTGAAGAACCGTTATAGCGGGCAACATGCAACATTGAGTAAAGCAGTGTCTCATACCGGGGATGGTCACTTATATGTGTTGATCGCTCTGATTGCGCTGTTAGCTGATGGCTACACAGGTCGTGAATTTTTAATGGTTGGTCTAGCCGCTTTTGCGATAGAGCTACCGATTTATTGGTTAGCCAAAAACACCCTAAAGCGCCGCAGACCCGCCGAATTCTCTTCATTGCTTCACTCTCACATTGTGCCATCAGATAAATACAGCCTGCCTTCTGGGCATTCCGCTGCTGCATTTGTTATGGCGACTCTAATCGGACATTTTTATCCAAGTCTCTATCTCTTTAGCTTGATTTGGGCGACAGCGATTGCTGGTTCTCGAATCTTACTCGGTGTGCACTTTTTAACGGATGTCTTAATTGGTGCAGTGCTAGGTATAGCGTGCACAAGCCTAGCCATTTACTTCATTTTATAG
- the ilvN gene encoding acetolactate synthase small subunit, translating to MRHIISLLMENQPGALSRVVGLFSQRGYNIESLNVSPTDDPTLSRLNVTTNSSEMQLEQIQKQLHKLIDVLKVQEVSELEHIERELLMVKVRASGFARAEVKRTADIFRGQIVDVTASQYTVQMAGTSEKLDAFIQALSEVTEVLEVARSGVVGIARGERALKA from the coding sequence ATGAGACACATCATTTCACTATTAATGGAAAACCAACCAGGCGCACTTTCTCGAGTGGTTGGCTTGTTTTCTCAGCGTGGCTACAACATCGAGTCTTTGAATGTATCTCCTACGGATGATCCAACGCTTTCTCGTCTTAATGTCACTACTAATTCAAGCGAAATGCAGCTTGAGCAGATTCAGAAGCAGTTACACAAACTGATCGACGTACTTAAGGTACAAGAAGTGTCTGAGCTTGAGCATATCGAGCGTGAACTTCTGATGGTAAAAGTACGCGCTAGCGGCTTTGCTCGTGCCGAAGTGAAACGCACCGCGGATATTTTCCGTGGTCAGATCGTTGATGTAACGGCTTCGCAATACACGGTGCAAATGGCCGGTACTAGCGAGAAGCTTGATGCTTTCATTCAGGCATTGTCTGAGGTAACGGAAGTGCTTGAAGTGGCTCGAAGTGGTGTTGTTGGCATTGCTCGCGGTGAGCGTGCACTAAAAGCGTAA
- a CDS encoding AMP-dependent synthetase/ligase yields the protein MANLDFHIVKRLRDQIAQGGNRTALKHKVDNVWQGISWEQFGQQIDTLSLALLAQGLRVQDKIGIYSNNMPQWTVADFASLQARLVTVPIYPTNTAAQSSYIIQNADVKILFVGEQAQFDAAVNIFEECEQLEIIVAMSADIDTQEHSFAVSWQDFMARGAEAQQVELDARLAAASMDDLLTLIYTSGTTGQPKGVMLDYTNIGYQLEGHDERLSLTKDDVSLCFLPLSHVFERAWTFYVLYKGATNCYLQDTMQVRDALSDVKPTVMSAVPRFYEKIFSAIHEKVSKAPFIRKVLFTWAVNMGAKLSVCHQEGRTPSLMLKKSHALADKLVLSKLRALLGGNINFMPCGGAKLDETIGRFFHAIGINVKLGYGMTETTATVSCWDDRCFNPDSIGMSMPGAEVKIGAKNEILVRGPMVMRGYYKMPEETAKTFDEHGFLKTGDAGHFDENGNLFITDRIKELMKTSGGKYIAPQVVEGAIGKDHFIEQIAVIADTRKFVSALIVPCYDSLEEYAKELNIKYHDRVELVKHHQIVEMLEKRVNDLQQELAKFEQVKKFKLLPKAFSMDDGELTPTQKLRRKVINDKYQDEIEEMYNEKPKDK from the coding sequence ATGGCCAATTTAGATTTTCATATCGTAAAAAGACTTCGTGACCAGATTGCCCAAGGTGGCAACCGTACAGCTTTGAAGCACAAAGTAGACAATGTATGGCAAGGTATTAGCTGGGAACAATTTGGACAGCAAATCGATACGCTTTCATTAGCATTGTTAGCTCAAGGATTGAGAGTTCAAGATAAGATCGGTATCTATTCCAATAATATGCCTCAGTGGACTGTGGCAGATTTTGCATCCTTACAAGCTCGTCTTGTGACAGTGCCGATTTACCCAACGAACACCGCTGCACAGTCTTCTTACATTATCCAGAATGCGGATGTGAAGATCTTATTTGTTGGTGAGCAAGCTCAGTTTGATGCTGCTGTTAACATCTTCGAAGAGTGTGAACAGCTTGAAATCATCGTCGCTATGTCTGCTGATATCGATACTCAAGAGCACAGTTTTGCTGTGTCTTGGCAAGATTTTATGGCGCGTGGGGCTGAAGCTCAACAAGTTGAACTTGACGCTCGTCTCGCAGCTGCAAGCATGGATGATCTACTCACTCTCATCTATACCTCTGGTACTACAGGCCAGCCGAAAGGCGTAATGCTTGATTACACTAATATTGGCTATCAACTAGAAGGCCACGATGAGCGTCTTAGCCTGACTAAAGACGATGTTTCACTGTGTTTCTTACCTTTATCACATGTATTTGAGCGCGCTTGGACTTTCTATGTCCTTTATAAAGGCGCAACCAACTGCTATCTGCAAGACACTATGCAAGTTCGTGATGCGTTGAGCGACGTTAAACCAACGGTTATGTCTGCAGTTCCTCGCTTCTACGAGAAGATCTTCTCAGCGATTCACGAGAAGGTATCGAAAGCACCGTTTATCCGTAAAGTGCTCTTTACTTGGGCAGTGAACATGGGGGCTAAGCTCTCTGTTTGTCACCAAGAAGGTCGTACACCATCGTTAATGTTGAAGAAGAGCCATGCGCTAGCCGATAAGCTTGTGCTCTCTAAACTTCGAGCATTGCTAGGTGGCAACATTAACTTCATGCCATGTGGTGGCGCGAAGCTAGATGAAACCATTGGCCGCTTCTTCCATGCTATTGGTATCAACGTAAAACTTGGCTACGGCATGACAGAAACAACGGCGACAGTATCATGCTGGGATGATCGTTGTTTTAACCCTGATTCTATTGGTATGTCGATGCCAGGCGCAGAAGTGAAAATTGGTGCGAAGAACGAGATTCTTGTTCGTGGCCCAATGGTGATGCGCGGTTACTACAAGATGCCAGAAGAGACAGCGAAGACTTTTGATGAGCACGGCTTCCTGAAAACCGGCGATGCGGGTCATTTTGATGAAAATGGAAACCTGTTCATTACCGACCGTATCAAAGAGTTAATGAAAACCTCTGGCGGCAAGTACATTGCACCGCAAGTGGTGGAAGGCGCGATTGGTAAAGATCACTTTATCGAACAGATTGCTGTTATCGCTGATACACGCAAATTCGTTTCTGCGCTGATTGTTCCTTGTTATGACTCGCTAGAAGAGTATGCCAAAGAACTGAATATCAAGTATCACGACCGCGTTGAGCTTGTTAAGCATCACCAGATTGTCGAGATGCTAGAGAAGCGCGTGAATGACCTCCAGCAAGAGTTGGCTAAGTTTGAACAAGTGAAGAAATTCAAGTTGTTGCCAAAAGCATTTTCTATGGATGATGGCGAACTGACACCTACTCAAAAATTGCGTCGTAAAGTTATCAACGATAAGTATCAAGACGAAATCGAAGAAATGTACAATGAAAAGCCTAAAGATAAGTAG
- a CDS encoding MJ1255/VC2487 family glycosyltransferase, whose amino-acid sequence MKILYGVQGTGNGHIARARAMAVAFRQHNIDVDFLFSGRDENKYFSMEEFGNYQTRHGLTFYSEQGKVKYSKTFIKNSMWRFLKEMKQIDLTPYDLVLNDFEPVTAWAAKRQGVPCIGISHQNAFRYDVPKEGGNWIEHSVIQHFAPTEHAIGLHWYHFEQPILPPIVHTLTGDQKTKAPQDFTLVYLPFEDLEAISELLMKFISHNFVCYHPNVIEQSRVENIEFKPLSHAGFQFDLNQCSGVVANGGFELPSEALTLGKKLLLKPLEGQFEQQSNVATLGALGLAQTMSFLDAATLREWLNEKQAEVVTYPDVASAIAEWILAGNWSNQEDLRKQLWDKVDFPSYASLT is encoded by the coding sequence ATGAAAATTTTATATGGCGTACAAGGTACAGGGAATGGTCACATCGCTCGTGCGAGAGCAATGGCTGTCGCGTTTCGCCAACATAATATTGATGTCGACTTTCTATTTTCTGGAAGGGATGAAAATAAGTACTTTTCTATGGAAGAGTTTGGCAATTATCAAACCCGCCATGGACTCACTTTTTACAGTGAGCAGGGTAAGGTTAAATACTCCAAGACCTTCATCAAAAATAGTATGTGGCGATTCCTTAAGGAAATGAAGCAGATCGATCTTACACCTTACGATTTGGTATTGAATGACTTCGAACCGGTAACCGCTTGGGCTGCGAAAAGACAAGGTGTCCCGTGTATTGGAATAAGCCACCAAAATGCATTCCGTTACGATGTGCCTAAAGAAGGGGGCAACTGGATTGAACATTCTGTTATTCAGCATTTTGCGCCAACAGAGCATGCTATTGGGTTGCATTGGTATCACTTTGAACAGCCAATATTGCCACCTATCGTTCATACGCTCACTGGTGATCAGAAAACCAAAGCACCGCAAGATTTCACTTTAGTCTACTTGCCGTTTGAAGATTTAGAAGCGATTTCAGAGCTTCTGATGAAGTTCATTTCTCACAACTTTGTCTGCTATCACCCGAATGTTATTGAGCAAAGCCGAGTTGAAAATATTGAGTTCAAACCACTCAGTCATGCTGGCTTTCAATTCGACCTCAATCAATGCTCAGGAGTGGTGGCTAATGGTGGTTTTGAATTGCCATCTGAAGCCTTAACTTTGGGTAAAAAACTGCTTCTTAAACCGCTTGAAGGACAGTTTGAACAGCAAAGTAATGTCGCTACGCTGGGGGCATTAGGGCTGGCACAAACAATGAGCTTTTTGGATGCAGCGACGTTGCGTGAGTGGCTCAATGAAAAACAGGCTGAGGTCGTCACTTATCCAGACGTTGCCAGTGCGATTGCAGAGTGGATATTAGCGGGGAATTGGTCGAATCAGGAAGACCTAAGAAAGCAGCTTTGGGACAAGGTTGATTTCCCAAGTTATGCATCGCTCACCTAA